Within the Dehalococcoidia bacterium genome, the region TCTGTTCTCTGCTCCCGCTCCTCCGGTACGCTTAGGCCAGCAAACTAGGAGGAGCCACGATGGGCAAGCTCGACGGCAAGGTGTGCGTGATAACGGGCGCCAGCAGGGGGATCGGCGCCGAGATAGCGCGGGTGTTCGCGGCCGAGGGCGGCAAGGTGATTGCCGCGGCCCGCACCCTGCACGAGGGTGAGCACCCGCTCGAAGGGTCGCTCGAGACCACTGTGAACAGCATCAAGCAGGCGGG harbors:
- a CDS encoding SDR family NAD(P)-dependent oxidoreductase — translated: MGKLDGKVCVITGASRGIGAEIARVFAAEGGKVIAAARTLHEGEHPLEGSLETTVNSIKQAG